A part of Myxococcus landrumus genomic DNA contains:
- a CDS encoding type VI secretion system baseplate subunit TssF — MTRPTDRLHQDFLEEMASLERFRQRFHERYPAAPLEREDPDVRRLMEAMAFFSVQTRHATLHNLRATWRRLFAGFFDFLLEPLPTRAVVEALPGGKMGEPILLPRGTELRLSPSQGEPGTFRLQRDLRVLPVELESTEVRPLVRGGHRLILTFESRHERADTVGTLSLHVRHLDEYLPSLAVFHSLRQHLRGVSVVYDALADEHSTGTKCDVSFDREAPSPEDSASFSHPLQRLRSFFLFPETELFIHVDVAPTRGAWRRFSLCFDLAQEWTVGRSHRPDFLVPFAVPVENLRAEPAQVITTDGTRSEHPIRNMSAGRELALHSVTGVFEMTKTGLTPLRPAHLPGTGPAYEVEEVPTEHGPSPHLVLRMPEAFTAPRKLVVEALWHQPRFASDASGRIAVSVPGRHIEGLDWRLVGQLQPDRESPLRDDLTALTQLLAWKAQATLGLDELRSVLEHLGTPTEGPFRRVLPLMRELTVSRVPDSAMRGSGLRHVYEVVVEPFEPGFEPLVVCFLTRVRDLLDAWNHEAAVELRATIAGAGPLALPGVS, encoded by the coding sequence AGGACTTCCTCGAGGAGATGGCCTCGCTGGAGCGCTTTCGCCAGCGCTTCCACGAGCGCTATCCCGCCGCGCCCCTGGAGCGCGAGGACCCGGACGTGCGGCGCCTCATGGAGGCGATGGCGTTCTTCTCGGTGCAGACGCGTCACGCCACGCTGCACAACCTGCGAGCCACCTGGCGGCGGCTGTTCGCGGGCTTCTTCGACTTCCTCCTCGAGCCGCTGCCCACGCGCGCGGTGGTGGAGGCGCTCCCCGGCGGAAAGATGGGCGAGCCCATCCTCCTGCCTCGCGGCACGGAGCTGCGGCTGTCCCCCAGCCAGGGCGAGCCCGGCACCTTCCGGTTGCAGCGGGACTTGCGCGTGCTGCCCGTGGAGCTGGAGTCCACGGAGGTGCGCCCGCTGGTGCGCGGCGGGCACCGGCTCATCCTCACCTTCGAGTCGCGCCACGAGCGCGCGGACACGGTGGGCACGCTGAGCCTGCACGTGCGGCACCTGGACGAGTACCTGCCGTCGCTCGCGGTGTTCCACTCGCTGCGCCAGCACCTGCGGGGCGTCAGCGTGGTGTACGACGCGCTGGCGGACGAACACTCCACGGGCACCAAGTGCGACGTGTCCTTCGACCGCGAGGCCCCCTCGCCGGAGGACTCGGCGTCGTTCTCGCATCCGCTCCAGCGGCTGCGCTCGTTCTTCCTCTTCCCGGAGACGGAGCTCTTCATCCACGTCGACGTGGCGCCCACGCGGGGGGCATGGCGGCGCTTCAGCCTGTGCTTCGACCTGGCCCAGGAGTGGACGGTGGGCCGCTCGCACCGGCCCGACTTCCTGGTGCCCTTCGCGGTGCCGGTGGAGAACCTGCGCGCGGAGCCTGCCCAGGTCATCACCACGGACGGCACCCGCTCCGAGCACCCCATCCGCAACATGAGCGCGGGGCGGGAGCTGGCGCTGCACTCGGTGACGGGCGTGTTCGAGATGACGAAGACGGGCCTGACGCCGCTGCGGCCCGCGCACCTGCCCGGCACGGGCCCGGCCTACGAGGTGGAGGAGGTTCCGACGGAGCACGGCCCCTCTCCGCACCTGGTGCTGCGCATGCCGGAGGCGTTCACCGCGCCGCGCAAGCTGGTGGTGGAGGCGCTGTGGCACCAGCCGCGCTTCGCCTCGGATGCCTCCGGACGAATCGCGGTGAGCGTGCCGGGGCGGCACATCGAGGGCCTGGACTGGCGCCTCGTCGGGCAGCTCCAGCCGGACCGCGAGAGCCCGCTGCGCGATGACCTGACCGCGCTCACCCAGCTCCTCGCCTGGAAGGCCCAGGCCACGCTGGGGCTGGATGAGCTCCGCTCCGTGCTGGAGCACCTGGGTACGCCCACCGAAGGCCCCTTCCGACGCGTGCTGCCGCTGATGCGCGAGCTGACCGTGTCGCGCGTGCCGGACAGCGCCATGCGCGGCTCGGGCCTGCGCCACGTGTACGAGGTGGTGGTGGAGCCCTTCGAGCCCGGCTTCGAGCCGCTGGTGGTGTGCTTCCTCACGCGGGTACGCGACTTGCTGGATGCATGGAACCACGAGGCCGCGGTGGAGCTTCGAGCCACCATCGCGGGTGCCGGTCCCCTCGCCCTTCCGGGAGTCTCCTGA
- a CDS encoding DotU family type IV/VI secretion system protein produces the protein MKLTHWKAILLAYRHVETILERELGAANLDPAYRDHLSPGAMDAMSRDLVVEIEKLRIALGTDLRSDDVEKVLQPFAFLLDEKVLGRLANDDAQHWPLLQLRVFGLDSGGDLFYELADTCLRRQDTAPLLFEMLHFCLTAGFTGRYVGHPARLREYREQLVARIPRPEAIAPQAAAEEAGPPPTLYDFPWRYYAVTLAIIVTLPVVLWHLSN, from the coding sequence ATGAAGCTGACGCACTGGAAAGCCATCCTCCTGGCCTACCGCCACGTGGAGACCATCCTCGAGCGGGAGCTGGGCGCGGCGAACCTGGACCCGGCCTACCGCGACCACCTGTCTCCGGGCGCGATGGACGCGATGTCCCGCGACCTGGTCGTCGAAATCGAGAAGCTCCGCATCGCCCTGGGCACGGACCTGCGCTCCGACGACGTGGAGAAGGTGCTGCAGCCGTTCGCGTTCCTCCTGGACGAGAAGGTGCTCGGGCGGCTGGCGAATGACGACGCCCAGCACTGGCCACTGTTGCAGCTGCGCGTGTTCGGCTTGGACTCCGGCGGAGACCTCTTCTACGAGCTGGCCGACACGTGCCTGCGCAGGCAGGACACGGCGCCCCTGCTCTTCGAGATGCTGCACTTCTGCCTCACCGCGGGCTTCACCGGCCGGTATGTCGGGCACCCCGCGCGGCTTCGCGAGTACCGCGAGCAGTTGGTGGCCCGCATCCCCCGCCCGGAGGCCATCGCGCCCCAGGCCGCGGCCGAGGAAGCCGGCCCGCCGCCCACGCTCTACGACTTCCCGTGGCGCTACTACGCGGTGACGCTCGCCATCATCGTCACGCTGCCCGTGGTGCTCTGGCACCTCTCCAACTGA